A single genomic interval of Arthrobacter methylotrophus harbors:
- a CDS encoding RDD family protein has protein sequence MVDRKDIGSWLTGPDTSGISKYPGERLGLPESGPGSMARAGRRILAICIDWVIALVISNFAFGGNSWATLAVFAVEQILLIGTLGYSIGHRVAGIHVVRLGGTPAGPLAALVRTLLLCLVIPAVVFDPDQRGLHDKAMNTILIRM, from the coding sequence GTGGTAGATCGTAAAGACATTGGTTCATGGCTCACAGGGCCGGATACGTCCGGAATATCCAAATACCCCGGCGAACGGCTCGGCCTGCCCGAGTCGGGACCCGGCTCCATGGCGAGGGCCGGCCGTCGCATCCTGGCGATATGCATCGACTGGGTCATCGCCCTGGTGATCAGCAACTTTGCCTTTGGCGGCAACTCGTGGGCAACGCTTGCTGTCTTTGCCGTGGAACAGATCCTCCTGATCGGCACGCTTGGTTACAGCATCGGACACCGCGTTGCAGGTATCCACGTCGTGCGGCTCGGAGGCACGCCGGCGGGGCCTTTGGCGGCCCTGGTGAGGACTCTCCTGCTGTGCCTGGTGATTCCCGCAGTTGTCTTCGATCCTGATCAGCGTGGCCTCCATGACAAAGCGATGAACACAATACTCATTCGGATGTAG
- a CDS encoding DUF4191 domain-containing protein — MAKSPDSSNSTTSAAEAPKRGLFSRKPKEAKAKKPSQLKQIGEVFKMTRRNDPIVVWLMLLAFLGVVAVSLVVGLLLNNWVTGLIIGIPLGLLAAVFILSRRAERAAFAQIENQPGASGAALGTLRRGWITEDQPVAVNPRTQDAVFRAIGRPGVVLVTEGPSHRVKPLADAERKKLSRILPNVTIHVIESGRGEGQVPISQIAKTMNKYKNELTKTEVGAVNKRISSLGNRLPIPKGIDPYKARPDRKAARGR; from the coding sequence ATGGCGAAATCCCCTGATTCCAGCAACTCCACAACATCGGCTGCCGAGGCTCCCAAGCGCGGGTTGTTTTCCCGCAAGCCCAAGGAAGCCAAGGCCAAGAAGCCGAGCCAGCTGAAGCAGATCGGCGAGGTCTTCAAGATGACCCGCCGCAACGATCCCATCGTCGTGTGGCTCATGCTGCTGGCGTTCCTCGGCGTCGTTGCTGTCAGCCTCGTTGTCGGGCTGCTCCTGAACAACTGGGTCACGGGCCTGATCATCGGCATTCCTTTGGGCTTGCTCGCAGCTGTCTTCATCCTCTCGCGCCGTGCGGAACGGGCAGCCTTCGCACAGATCGAGAACCAGCCCGGGGCCTCCGGTGCGGCCTTGGGAACCTTGCGCCGTGGCTGGATCACCGAAGACCAGCCGGTCGCCGTCAACCCGAGGACCCAGGACGCGGTCTTCCGCGCTATCGGCCGCCCGGGCGTCGTACTGGTCACCGAGGGACCTTCGCACCGCGTCAAGCCGCTGGCCGACGCCGAGCGCAAGAAACTCTCCCGCATTCTCCCGAACGTGACCATTCACGTGATCGAGAGCGGCCGTGGCGAGGGTCAGGTGCCCATCAGCCAGATTGCAAAGACCATGAACAAGTACAAGAACGAGCTCACCAAGACTGAGGTCGGCGCCGTCAACAAGCGGATCTCCTCGCTCGGCAACCGCCTGCCAATCCCCAAGGGCATCGACCCTTACAAGGCTCGCCCGGACCGCAAGGCTGCACGCGGACGCTAA
- the lipA gene encoding lipoyl synthase yields MTLAPEGRKLLRVEQRNKAVPVERKPEWIKAKVQMGPEFVGLKNLVKKEGLHTVCEEAGCPNIFECWEDKEATFLIGGSECTRRCDFCQIDTGKPSPVDMFEPTKVARSVQSMALRYATVTGVARDDLADEGVWLYAETVRKIHELNPGTGVELLIPDFSGKPEHINAICDSNPEVFAHNVETVPRIFKRIRPAFRYDRSLDVITQGRARGMVTKSNLILGMGETREEISEALADLHAAGCDLITITQYLRPSERHLPVDRWVKPQEFVDLATEAEEIGFLGVMSGPLVRSSYRAGRLWATAMRKKGREIPVHLEHIAHIAEGIQDSGTTRQEARTLLAQGS; encoded by the coding sequence GTGACCCTGGCACCTGAAGGCCGTAAGCTGCTGCGCGTTGAACAGCGCAATAAAGCCGTCCCGGTCGAACGCAAGCCCGAATGGATCAAGGCCAAGGTCCAGATGGGCCCGGAATTCGTGGGCCTGAAGAACCTCGTGAAAAAGGAAGGCCTGCACACCGTCTGCGAGGAAGCCGGCTGCCCTAACATCTTCGAATGCTGGGAAGACAAGGAAGCGACCTTCCTGATCGGCGGCTCCGAATGCACCCGCCGCTGCGACTTCTGCCAGATCGACACCGGCAAACCCTCACCGGTGGACATGTTCGAACCCACCAAGGTCGCCCGCTCCGTCCAGTCCATGGCCCTGCGCTACGCCACCGTGACCGGCGTGGCCCGCGACGACCTCGCCGACGAAGGCGTCTGGCTCTACGCCGAAACCGTCCGCAAGATCCACGAACTGAACCCCGGCACCGGCGTCGAACTGCTCATTCCGGACTTCTCCGGCAAACCCGAACACATCAACGCGATCTGCGACTCGAACCCGGAAGTCTTCGCGCACAACGTCGAAACCGTGCCCCGGATCTTCAAACGCATCCGCCCCGCGTTCCGCTACGACCGCTCCCTGGACGTCATCACCCAGGGCCGGGCCCGCGGCATGGTCACCAAATCCAACCTGATCCTGGGCATGGGCGAAACCCGCGAAGAAATCTCCGAAGCCCTGGCAGACCTGCACGCCGCGGGCTGCGACCTGATCACCATCACCCAATACCTGCGCCCCTCCGAACGGCACCTGCCCGTGGACCGCTGGGTCAAACCCCAGGAATTCGTCGACCTCGCCACCGAAGCCGAGGAAATCGGCTTCCTCGGCGTCATGTCCGGCCCCCTGGTCCGCTCCTCCTACCGCGCCGGCCGCCTCTGGGCCACCGCGATGCGCAAGAAAGGCCGCGAGATCCCGGTGCACTTAGAGCACATTGCCCACATCGCCGAAGGCATCCAGGACTCCGGCACCACCCGCCAGGAAGCCCGCACCCTCCTCGCACAGGGCTCGTAG